Genomic DNA from Gimesia aquarii:
TGTGCTTGCTTATGAAACTGCCTTGGAATTAAAGGGTGATGTAGAGGCAGGTAAGAAGGTCTATCTCAAAAACTGTGCCGCGTGTCATAAAGTAGGTGATCAGGGGCACAATGTAGGGCCTAACCTGGCAACAACGAAGAATAAGTCGAACAATGATTTGCTGATTGCGATTCTGGATCCCAGTCGCGAAGCACAATCAAATTACAATACTTATACGATTGTTACGGAACAGGGCAAACTCTTCACAGGGATTATTGCCGGGGAAACTGCTACGAGTTATACAATTCGAAGAGCAGAGGGCAAAGAAGATATTATTTTACGGAATAACATTGATACATTGCTTTCCAATGGAATTTCTTTAATGCCTAACGGGCTTGAGAAAGAGATCAATCATCAACAGATGGCTGATTTACTGCAGTATATTAAGACTTTAGAAGCCCCTGCGAAAAAGTAACTATCAATCTTAGGCAATGTGAGAAAAGCCCTCTTAGAATGTTCCAAGAGGGCTTTTCAATATTTGATATTCTGGCGGGATAGTTTTACCAATCCATCCCCAGGGTGATAGACCCCCCGAGGAGACTCAGGTCACCCGATTCACTAGCAGCTGAGCCAGCTCCATTCCACCACATCCCATCCCAGGCAGCTCGTACCCATACGAGTGCCCCGGTTTGTAGTACAAAATCCGCTTGCATACCAACTTGAACCTCGACGATACTCAATGATTTTTTCGTGTCAGTTTGAGCTACGGCGACAGTAGGTCCAGGAGTTCTGTCTTCAGCAGAGTATTTTGACCTTCCCCATAAGGCAGAATATTTGGCGCTCGAAATTAAAGACACACTTGAAGTTCCTTTTGTTCGTCTATCAAAGAGCCCCAAAGGGCGTCGTGCTTCTCCAAAGATCACAAGGCCATTTCCATCAAAGCGGTGTCCTACATCCGAAGATACGGGAGCACCACTGGCAGTACCCACTGCTCGATATGTTTGACTGACTGAAGCGTGACGGTAACCACCGCCAAAGGTTGTCTGCCAACGTTCAAAGTTCAATTCCTGGCTCATATCCACATCAATGGTGTATAATTTCAGGTTACTTGATGTGCTGATGAAGTCGCCTGCTTGACCACCAGCTCTTAATCCTCCAGTAACTGTTTGTGTGGGAAGTCCATTGAAGAAGATAAAGTTATTTGGAGAAATTGCTCCATTATTGGAATTATCTTCGAGTTGGAACCAACGGACCTGTGCGCTAAGTCCTTCGTTATCAATGACTCCCAGATTGATACGGGGAGCAGTTTGATAATTGTAAGGGAAATCATTTGAGGTGGTTATTGTGCTCATTCCCGATTGATCTTCAGTAAAGAAAGCGGTGTCCGTATCAAAACCAGGCTTTAGAAAGACTGCTGCGGCTCCGGCAACGATTCCTAAACGCTCATAAGTAGTGTCATCTAAGTAAGGGTCTTCAATCCAATCGCCCTGAGTATATTCTTCTACAGGTCCATAGTACTCTTCATTACCGTAGTTTTCTGGCATGGCAATGGGAGCTAAATCGGAAGTCCGCGGTGACGCTGGCGCAAATGAAACGGCGTCAATGTTTGACTCAAAATCATCCGAGGCATTTGAAATTCTGAAGACTCCTTCAGATTCATTTGATGGTTCGACAGGAAAATCTGATTGAGAATAAAGTGCCTGTGATGGAAGGCAGCAGATTCCCGCAATTATCAAGCCAACGAATCCGTTCGTTCTCATAGCCAAATCTCTCCATTTCAGTTCGATAAGAATCTCTTTTGAGAGTCCAATGACTGAAAGATGCTAATTAAAAACTAACCTCTCCAACAAAGCACAATTTTTTGATTTTAGAGTGCTTTGTTCGTAAGTACAGCAGTAGGTGGGGGCTATATAGATAACCCGTTGTCATAATTGATCGGCTTGCTATTGCCCAGAAGACCATTAAAAACGGTATATCTTGAAAAAACAGAACAATTTTTGATTTAATAGAATACAAAAGTACATATTTGTTTGAATAGATCCTCTTCTCAATTCGGAAGGTTTTTTTGAAATAAAACTCTCTAAGAGTCTTCTGGAAAATAAGTTGTGTCTATCAAAAAATTTAAGAAATGCTGCCGACTGAAAATGTTTCAATGTTAGTTATGAGGATGTCATTCGTCTGTACTGTGACATTTTCAAATTGCAATTAGATTTGAGGGACAGGATTCAGTGATTCTTGGGCTTTCTTTGTTTGGATGATTCACTGTTTTTGGATACATGTATGATTGTTACAAGTGGAATCCAGTAGTTATATTTTGCCTATTTTGTGCAATTTTCTTTGACATCGGTTCAGAGTAGTTTTTAGCATCAAAGACTGCGTTTCTGTAATAGGGCAGAAACGGCTTGGAACCGAATAGTGGTCAAACGTTAATTTTCGAGACTGGCTCTGTTTCAAACAGAATTAATAAAAACTGAAATTCACAACTAACTATAGAACATATTGGCATTTGGATTTGTTGTAAAAGCGGGACTCGGGAGTGATATCTCTCTCAATTCTCATTAAAATGCCATAGTAAATTAGAGTTTATGGGAGACAGCAGATGTTACTGACATCTTGGGTTGAGTCGATGCGAGTTGCGTTCGAGAAAAGCCGCAAGGCAACTTTAAATCCTCGTCGCCGACTTCAGCTTCGAAGTGTTCCTTCTTCAGCACGTCAGAAAATCCAGCGTAAGGTTGCAATCGAGCAATTAGAAGACCGCACACTACTGACATCGCTCATCATCAATCAGCTTACCCCTGGTCTGGGAGTGACGCTTGACAATTCCGTATTGGATCCAGATGCAGATGGTGTCTCAAATTTTGACTCGATTATCTTTGAAGATCTGACAATCGATGCGACCTCAGGTTCTGGAGTCTCGATTGATTTAGATAATTTGACATTTAGTGATCCGTTCACGATTTTATTTGATAATGTTTCGATTTCTTCCAGTGCTGGGGTTGGAATCGACATTGAGCTTTCCAATTTATTAGTCGATACGATTGCCGTTGATAGTTCGACTATTACGGGAGGCGTGGGAAATGCCTTTAATGTAGATCTTACAAATGTAACACTCAATGAGTTTAACGTCATCGATTCTACATTGTCCGGTCAATTAGGAGCAGGAATCACCGCTGCCGTCAATGCTTCGATTGTCGAAGAGACTTCTGTGCGGCGTTCTACCATTGACGGTGTCTCTATTGATGTGACAAATGGCTCGGTTTTGCGGCATACGACGATGGCCGACAATACGATTTCAGGCACATCTGGAAATGATGGTGTTAATGTTAACATTATTGATTCTATCGCAGAAGAATTGCGGCTGACCAACAATAACAGCATTCAAGGTGTTGCGATCAATGTCGATGACACTGCTGCTGGCGGTGCTGCTTTATTGACAGAATTGTTCTTACATAGCAATATCATTACTGGAAACACTGTCGGTGATGGTGTTCGGATTGATTTGAACAATGTTGACTTGTTTGCTTCGATAACAGAAAACTCTATTACTGCAAATTCGGGTCACGGGATCGTATTTGATCAAATCGATGGTGACTTGAGTGGTGATATCTCTGATAACGTGATCGCCAACAACACAGGTCACGGTATTTTCTTCACCCCGACTACGACGAATCCTCCTCCAACTGGTGCTGGTGCACCGGGTGTTCCTCCTTTTGCCGGCGTACCAGGTGCGACCGACAGAATTGACTTTGCCGCACCTCGTAACGAAGTCCAACTCATCACTTTTGCCGGATCTCCTTCTGGTGGGACATATACCATTTCTTATACTGGGGGAGATGGGGTTACTGAAACGACAGTTGGCATTCCCTTAACGGCAACTGCCGCTCAAGTTAAAGCAGCCATTGTGAATGGCATTAGTGACATCGGTGTCGGTGATATTTTGGTGAATGGAAATTTCCAGGATGGATATGAAATTGAATTTGTGAATGCGCTTGGTGGAATTAATGTTAATCCATTGAGTGTCGATGTAACCGGGTTATCTAGCTTACCTGCGTCAGTCAATGTCACAGCAACGACTGCGGGTAATGTTGACGAAATTCAACGATTTGAAGTAACAGGCACTCCGACGTTTGGTACATTCCAGATTACCTTTTTAGGATTCTCTATTCCTTTACCCTTTAGTGATGCAGATCCAGCAAGCCCAACTGCTGCTGCTAACATTGCAGCGGCATTAAATTCAATAGCCAACATTTCTGGTTTCGCAGGTACTCCGATTGATGTTGTAGTGAATGGGAGTGGATTTGATATTCTGTTTCTGGATACCGGGTCGATGCACGACCTTGATGTGCCTCAAATTACTGTCGATGCTGCAGGTCTCAGACTTTTCGTTGATGTTGTTGAAGGTCCAGTAGGGGCAAATCCAAATAAACCCCCTGCACAGACAATTACTTTTAGAGACGTGTTTAGTAATCTTGTCACGCCTGATCCCGGTGGAACATTTCAGCTCACCTTCCAGGGGCAGACGACTGGCGATATTCTGATCGATGCTGATCCAGCAGTGACCGCCGCCAATATTGATGCTGCTTTGGATGGATTGGCTTTTGCTACTTCTCAGACAGGCATTCGTGGAGATTTTATTGTTACAGGAGACTTCGTATCAGGGTTTGTTGTCGAATTCAATGAAATACAACATCTCGCGATGATTGGATCGTTTGACCCTACATTTGGAAGCTTTGAACTCACGTTCCTTGGTCAATCGGTAACTTTTCCTTTTACTGATTCCATTCCCAGTGCGAACTCTGCGCAAAACATTGAAATTGCTTTAAACCAGATAGCGCTTGGTCAAGGTTTTGCTGGAAATCCGGTTGATGTAAGGGTCAGTGGAAACGGATATGACATTGTTTTCCTGGACTCTGTGGACTCTGGCGCATTGGGAGATGCTGATATCCCAGAAATTACGACAGATGCTTCAGGTTTAAGATTCACCGTTGATATTGTTGAGTCTGTTCAGGGCAATGCCACAACTGATGAGGAACAGGTATTACGATTTGAAAATTCATCAGGTGCGTTTCCATTTACGTTTGCAGGTAATGGTGTGGACATTACCAATCCTCCTATCGGGCCTTCATTTACACTTACATTCCAAGGTGAAACCACCCAGGGGATCGTAATTGATTCTGACCCGGATGTAACAGCTACAAATATCGAAAATGCGTTAGAAGCACTGTTGTTGGCAACCAGTGGTGATGATTTTGATGTGACTGGTGATTACTCGAATGGTTTTGTCATTACATTCCAGGGAGATTTTACCAACGTCAATGTCCCTCTCATCATAGGTGATGTTTTTCCACTCGATATCCAGCCTTCTACTTTGCTTGGCAATTTTGACATTACGAACGTATTACCGATGACAGGTGATGTTCTCTCAGGACCACTTTTACCATTCGTTGATGTCGTCGCGTCTACGACAACTCAAGGTATTGGAAACAACGAAGTCCAGACAATTTCCATTCCCGATACACCTGCGTCGGGGACATTCACACTTGACTTCCCAGGTAGTACAAATGGACCGGTTGTATTACCCTTTAATGCGACTGCCGCTGAAGTTCAAGCTGCTTTGGAGAGCCTTGATAGTATTGGGGTCGGCAATGTGTCGGTTACAGGCTCAATTGCTGCTGGTGGTTTTGACGTGGAATTCATTGGAGATTTTAGAGCAGAATCTCCAGGTGGCGTGATTGTGATTGACGATAGCGGGTTGTTTGTTTCCGTTCCCACAGTCACGACAGTCACAGAAGGGACGACACAGAATGAAGTACAGGAAGTTGTGATTAATGGGGCACCCACTGGCGGAGACTTCACTCTGACCTTTGATGGTGCGACGACTGGACCGATTGCCCATAATGCAAGTGCTGCTTCTATTATTAGTGCATTAGAAGCACTGAATACAATTTCCGCTGGTGATGTGATGGTACGCGGCGATGCCCTTACTGGGTTCGAAATTGAATTTGTTGGTTCGTTAGCCTTAATCAACACTCCTCAGATCACTGCTAACGCATCCGGCTTGACGGGGGGGACAACTCCCACAATTACAACAAAAACAACTTCTGTTGGAGGATTTTTAAGAGGTATTCGAGGTAATACCATTACCGGTAACTCGGGCGCTGGAGTAGAAGTCGATTTAGCGATGTTTACTTCCTTCTATGGTGATATTACAGGTAACACGATTAGTTCGAATAATACTCAGGGGATTAATTTAGTAGCCGCCGATTCGACGATATTACAAAGTGTCGATTTTAGTATTTCTGTCGATGGTAATACGATGGATGATAACCGTGGTGCTGGCGTAGCAGTCGCCATGCAGGATACAGCGACCGGTGATGTAAGTATTACCAATAACACCATTACCGGATCCCGCAACGATAGTAATGTTTCCACCCCTTATGCAGGGGACGCGATCTACATCGATTTATTTGGAACGGATGTCAGTTTTGAAGCATTTAATCAGTTACGTGATTTGACAATCGATGGCAACTTTATTGGAACCGATGTCGACAATACTGCGGGTCAGGGAAATGCGGGGCATGGTATTGGGATTCATATCGAAGAATCCACGATTATTGACCGAACTCAAATTTCGAATAATGTGATAGCTAATAATTCAGTCGACGGTATCAATTTTCACCGTGAAGATGATGCACGCGTTGGTAGAGCCATTGTTGATCCGATTGTGGGTGAAGAGCGCGCTGTGATGATTTACAGCAATACTATCACCGGAAACAGTGACGGTATTGACATCCTGGCACAGAATGGTTCTTTAACGACAACTGACTTCGAGATCAAAGACAATGTGATTTCCAGTAATATTCGCGATGGAGTCAGTTTGCATGCCGAAGCAGACGCGACGATTTTTGCTGATATCATCAATAATCAAATCACTTTGAACAGCATTAATGGTATTGAATCGACGACGCGTACTACCAGCTATTTCGGAACAGATCAGAGAAATGTTTCAGGGACCTGGATCCAGAACAATATCAGCAACAACACCTCACATGGAGTTCGCATTTCCGGACGTATTGGTAATCGCGTTGAGTCAGCACCACACTTCTTGTTTATCGGATTAGATGGAGTTGATCCTGTTACTGGATTGGACCGAGGTAACTTAATTGAGAGTAATGGTGGAGACGGAATTCAAATTGCAGCTCACCTTGATCGTATCGAAGGAAATGTCAAAATTGCCAACAATTCGATTCTCTCTAATGCGACTGGGGGGATCGAGCTTTCAGGAGAAAGTCTTTCATCATCAATTGATAATAACCTGATTGCCTTCAACAACGGAAAAGGAGTTGATATCAACTCCAATAGCCAAACTGTTTTCTTACGAAACAATGTTATTACTGAAAATACATCAGACGGATTGGAAGTTCTCAGTGCGAATGTGATAATTCATAGTGAGCTGAATTTTACACAAAACGTTTTGATTGGTGGTGCCGTAACAAGTGTGACCGCGATCGGCAACTTTATTGATAATAATGGTGGTCGTGGTATCGATTTGCAAACGGAAGAGTCAGCTAATTCCGACTTTATTTTTGGTGATGGTACAGCAACAGGTGCCAACCGCGTTGTCTCGAATGCCCTGGAAGGATTCTATGTTATTACTACTGCGTCTCGTGGGCAGGATCAGGATGCAGATAGTACCGATACTTTGGATGCCACAGGAAACGTCACAACCTCAAGCCCGGATATGGTTCTTCAATTAGATACCAACTTTATACAAGACAATGGAGTCAACAGTGATTTCACAACGACTGGTTTAATCTTACGAATTGGTACTTCGGCTTCTAGTACCAGCTTTACAAGTCAACTTCCAGGATCTAATGCCAGTGTGGGAGATGAGGATAGTTTTGATTTTGCTAATGGGCGTTCGAATGTCTCCGTGACAAATAATGAATTTGAAGGTAACTTTGGTGAAGATTTTTATGTCGAATCGTTTACCTCTACCGTTGATCCTCCAACGACACAAGATAACTGGGACAGTGCTGCCAATCCTCCATTTCGTGTTCTTGGTTCCTACCGACGTGACCCATTAGCACGCTTGAATCTGGTATTTGAAGGGAATACTGGTAATGGCTTGAATGTAGTTAATGTAGGTGCATTCTATAACAATTCTGAACCAGAATTTAAATCCCGTATTAGAAATGGTGCACCTGCGCCAAATCCGGATGGGCCCTTCACTTCTGCAACGCGACGTCGTAACGCACAGCGTGTTGCTTCCCGAACCAATTTAGCGCCATTTACCGCTCCTAACATTGCCCCAACTGCAGTGGGAACAGTCGCGGACGCGTTCAACTCCGCTCCGGGGGGACCTATTCAAATTACGACAACGACAGCCCACGGGTTGTTTTCGGGATCGACTGTTGAAATTACGGGTGTCTTTTCAGATGAACTTGGGTTCTTTAATTCCGGATTGAGCCCCGCTAATGGTGTGTTTGTGATTGACGTGATCGATGCTTTCAACTTCACATTAAGGAGTACTGAAGGTGCGGTAATCGGTAACGTGTTCCCAGGTTTTGGGACATGGTCGTTTAACGATACAGGGGCCTTCCTGTATGATGGAATGGGTGTGAGTACGTTCCGAATCGCTCAAGGCTTTGATGGTGTAGATGGTTCGGGCATTGGCAGTGGTGGTTTCGAGCAGGGTGATTCGTTTTTAACAGAAGCAAATCGTCCGGGAACGATCTTTGGTGAACTCAACTTTGATTGGGACATCTGGACTCCCGATGAGGATACTTTTCTGGCACCAGAAGTCAGTACTTTTGTTACGGCAGATATTTCAGTAGCTGTTCCTGATCCAACGACTGGAGCGATTACCAACCCATTGATCATTTCATTTACAGAAGATGTGAACGGTGTCGATATCTCTGATTTCGTATTGTTGAGAGACAACGTCTTCGTTGCCTTAAACGCTGGCATGCTGACACAGATTGATGCTCGTACA
This window encodes:
- a CDS encoding Lpg1974 family pore-forming outer membrane protein yields the protein MRTNGFVGLIIAGICCLPSQALYSQSDFPVEPSNESEGVFRISNASDDFESNIDAVSFAPASPRTSDLAPIAMPENYGNEEYYGPVEEYTQGDWIEDPYLDDTTYERLGIVAGAAAVFLKPGFDTDTAFFTEDQSGMSTITTSNDFPYNYQTAPRINLGVIDNEGLSAQVRWFQLEDNSNNGAISPNNFIFFNGLPTQTVTGGLRAGGQAGDFISTSSNLKLYTIDVDMSQELNFERWQTTFGGGYRHASVSQTYRAVGTASGAPVSSDVGHRFDGNGLVIFGEARRPLGLFDRRTKGTSSVSLISSAKYSALWGRSKYSAEDRTPGPTVAVAQTDTKKSLSIVEVQVGMQADFVLQTGALVWVRAAWDGMWWNGAGSAASESGDLSLLGGSITLGMDW